Below is a genomic region from Lampris incognitus isolate fLamInc1 chromosome 2, fLamInc1.hap2, whole genome shotgun sequence.
TGGACCACCCAATGACACTTTCAGCCCATCAAGTCAAATTAGACCGCGATTGACGACACCCAGCAGGAATACAGTTTTATAACATATTAAGTCACAACTTAACCTTGGATAACACTTATACATTGGCTAGATAGACCTGGGATTCGAGAATCCAACCCCAATAACCTTCAAAAGTCAGAAAGGGGCCAAATGTGGATACTGAGCATTTTCATGTAGATTGATGATAGTCCTCAATCAGTGGAGCAGACTCACTGTCAGCACAATGACCAAATATCATTCCCCATTTGAAACACAGGATTATGACTTCAAAATAGAAAAAATACagtggaaatgaaaaaaaaaaatatcgatGGTCATGTTACATTTGATTTTGGAGTCTTGATCCAGACCTACAATTGAGCAGAAGGCTTAATAGAAGTCTGCACCTGCTGACAAGGACCCACCATAAGATACAGGCGATTTTGTAACTCTTCCAGTTTGAAACAATGAATATGCCACACCAGGTGAACAGAATACATATCATGGAAATAAtctctgaaaaaaataaaacaaaacactaTAAAACTACATACATTATCTACATTGAGAGAACCACAGTTAAGTCAAAAATTTCAAGTTTTATTTAACAGTCTGTTGAACTAAAAAGAACTCATCAGTATACAGTGTGAATTCCTGCTGGCATGTTCAATCAACAATATTCAAAGTCCTCGCAAAATCAACTACGGTCTTACATTCCAACCACTTTACAATCATACTTAGCAAaacaaatcacttcctgcccaatTGAACTTGTACATTTGAACCACAAAAGGAAACCTAATTAGAAAAGGTCTGAATCACTTTCTTACATTAATTACATAATCTGTGGCTGGTATGAGGACAAATAAGTATTCAACGACACAAATGACTCCAACAAATTATCGCCAGGTCTCAACAGCAGTTTGGGACAACAAACAGAACAGCATGGCCACTGCCATTTTGCAGGCATCTAGAAATATAGGTGAGACTGGTCCTGATTTTTGTTTGCTCTTTGGAGGGTGTGAGCAAAATACCATTGGCCAATTGAGTATGTCCGTTCTAAATTTTAAAAAGGGGGTGGTCCAAGGGTTCTTGTAGGCTAATTGAGGTGAAGAGGTCCCTTTTCAGGATTAAGGCATTCTTGTGGTAAATCCAATGCATTCTTGGCTTGTGCTGGCCCACCCAGCACTGCACCACCCTCCAGTCTTCAGCTTCTCCAAAATTGACTCCAATCTGGACCCTTTGACGAAAACCTGGGCTGGCTCGTGTCCAAGGTCCCTATACAAGTGTTGGCAATTCAATTAATattaaaaagacaaaaataagTCACTGTCAAGAGGGCATTATACCTAGTCATATTCACTTTTATTGGAGACTTCCCTTTGATTCACAAAACATACAAAAGGCATTCAGAACCACTTCAACCACAAACTTTCAATGGGGACTTATCAAACACTCGCCAATCCAGCCGCTGAAGTCACTGGTCACACTGAGCTCACTTGCAACTTCCACACTGCCAGGCTCCCTCAGTGCCCCTTcaatccccacccacccaccaacagACTTCACCAGTACCAGGTCACATTTTCACACAAAGGGGTGGTAACAAGAAAGAAAAGCACACATCATacacagcattcacatcaaatcaGAAAGCAAGAAAAAGCTACGAGAGGATACAGATACTCATAGCACTTTAcattgatttcccccccccccccaagatttaAGCTAGATAGAAAAAGAGCAAAGAAAAAGACTTAAGGATATCAAGAGATGCAATGTCCTTGTGATGGTCATAAGAAACACACTCGTACGTGCTTCTTCCTCTCACACTCGCACAAAGCCACAGGTTCTTCCAACTCTCCCAGGCATTTTGGctcttttagaaaaaaaaattgcacagACAGTCCTTTGCACACTTGCTTTCATTTTGCTCTCTACCGGTTGCGCACTCAGTCTCTCACTCTGTCCACCATCAAACCACTCATTGATCTCTACAGCGATAAGAGCAGACAAAATTTCTATATCCATGTGAAAAGGGGAGAGGAAAAAGACAACACCCACCGTCTAACACAGTATATGCAGAGTGAAGCTGCGATCTTTGATGGCAAAGCATTTACACATGGGAGTAGGGGTATTGAAACTGAGACCGGTCGAACAATGCTGCCCATGAGGCGCTTCCTCCCGGGAAATTGGAAAAGAGTTGTTGAACTGCAGAAGAGATTTGTGAAGGCGTTTCCATAAAatgtcaaacaaacaaacaaagaaaaaaaaagaagatacaatCAACTGCATACAGacactaaacaaaaatcaaaccCATTTGACCATTCACAAGTGGCTGAAGGGTGCTCTGGAGATACTCGTGCATGTttcaaaaatatatattttgcatGCACGGCCACGTCTCAAAGTAGCATTTtctcaaaaacaaaaaatatgtaGTGTGGCAGTTTCCATTAACAAACTAAACACTTCACACATTCAATAATTGGCTACAGAATTAGTCACATGTATTTATAAATTTGTTTACCAAAATGAAAGGCAATATATTTCTACATAGCAGGGACCTAAGATATGACTAGAATTATTTTTTCTTCCCTCTAAGTATACTTACCAGATTAGctcaaagaaacaaaaacaatgaaTTTAAAGCCTTCTACATTCCCCAACTAGAAGACTTAGACTCCATAGAGGTGCCAAAGCCAGAGCTGAAGCCACTGCTGGAGGCAGAGTTAGTGCCTGCAGCCCAACCAAGACTAGCTGAGTTGGGACTGCTGTAACTGGTGCTCGTAGAACTATAGGTTTGGTCTCGGGTTGTAGTGGCAGTACCTGCTGTGGTAGTCTGACCCTGCTGATTAGCAAGCATACCCATCATGCCCCAACTGCTTTGCAGCGCTGCCTGTGCAGCCGCCATCATTGCTGGGTTAAGACCAAGAGCCCCAAAGTTAACCCCACTACCAGTGCTTCCCAGCCCGCCACGACTATTGGCATAACCCTGACCGAACCCACCAGCCCCAAACCGCCCTCGTTCCATCATTTGCCTACTATTATTGTGTTTAGGCTCTGCGTTGGAGATGTGCACGCTGACGCCCTTAATGATCAGGTCCTCACCACACAGGGCTTGGGCAACctggagacagagacaaagaggagATCCGTAATCCTAATTCTGAGCACACAGATTTTTTTATTATACACTAAATTAAACATAAGAAAAGCTTATACCTGGTCATCTGCAAAAGTGACAAAGGCAAATGCCCTGAAAGGTTTGGGAATGAAGACATCAGTGACCTCCCCATATTGCATGAAGAACTGCCTCAGCTCATCAGTGGTCATGTCCTCAGTGCAGCGGCCCACAAAGATTTTGCGGCTGCGCATGGGCTCATCAGGACCCGCCTGAGGGGACACAAGTAACGTTTTAAAAATTTCCCCAATACACAGAGTATGTTGAAATAACTATTGGTATCAAATTTCAGGTCAATAAAACTTAACTGTGTAGCATATTTCATATTAAAATATGCAACGCACTTAACATAAAACTGTAGCATATTTCATAATCAAACTATGCAATGCACTTTACATGAGCAAgttaaaaggtaaaaaaaaagcatttaccTTTACACAGGGAAGgagcatgtgtatatgtgtgtgtgtgtgtgtgcgcgcgtagaGGGGGGAACAGGAATGATTGTTGGGGTCAGGGCACAGTGCACATAAGAATGTGAATATGTGAGCATTAGGGAATGATACAGATCTGGGGACTATTCAATCAATGTTAAGGGACTCAATACCCTGAAACACTGAGTGAAACAAAACTAATTTCATTGGAGTTTTAAAGCAGACCCCTTCCTTCACTGATGTTTTGTTGCATTGTCCATTGATAACTCTAGACTCAATATTTGTAAGTCCATGTTGTTTTCACTTTTTAATTGCTGCAGTGTCACTAATAATTTCACAACTTCTCATATGGACATAAATCATAACTCCATAATGCAAGGGGCAGCAAATGTTTCTTTGCATATCCCACTGAGACACATACATGTATATTTACCTGGTATGGTCCGCTTAATGGGGTAGGTAAGGGCTCAGCATCTTGCTGCAGGACACAATGGTAGGGGTTGCTACAATATATTCTAATGTACTATATCTGGTGTGTAATCGGTCAAAGCTGAAATCTTTTGCGGTCCATGACAATAGCCTGCACCATAAATTAGCTTGTCCATAATACCTTTGAGTTGGGAAGTTTGCAGTCACACCATCTTCCATCAATCATATGCCTTTGTGCGATCACTTTGGTTTGAGTCTCGTAGTCAGTAAATCGGACAAATCCAAACCCTTTGGAGTTTCCAGTCTTTGCATCCCTCTTGACCTGAGAATGCATAGGAATTTGATTACTCCCTATAATCTACTTACCCAAGCATGTTGCAAAGGAATATTCTTTTAAAGTCTCATTGGAGATCATTACCTGCACCATGATGACTTCCCCAAATGTACTGAAGTAGTCTTTAAGGTCCTGTTCTGACGTTTTCCATGGAAGCCCAAGCACAATGAGATCTGAAGTCTTCTGAAAGCCCCTCTTAATTTTCACAGCTGAGGCAGCATCCATTTCTTCCATTTTCCTTTTGTTGTCTATAGTAAAAGAAATACATAACTTAACTAGCCGACTGCAAAATTAGACAATAGCTCAGATTATAACGAAACGAAACTTTTGTTTTAGCTTAAGATACGGTTTGAGGAAATATACTCTGGGTTCCCAACTTTTAGTTTTAAAAAatcattttccatgacttttgcaTGACAGCTGTTGCTCACAGAAAGACACATTATTCAGTAATAATTATCAGCAGTAGCCTCAACATTATTTAAATGGACTAACTTCTACATGATCACTAAACAGCCCcccaactttaaaaaaaattgatGTGGAATTTCTGTGACTAAAAATGTCACAGTGGAAAAATTTCTGTTTTATAGCCTACTTGTCAAATGTCCATGGCCTAATAATACCTCCAGGACATTTGGTCAATTCTATCATCTTCCAGGCGTTTCCCAGTCGTGGAAAACAAGTCTATACATTTCAAGGTTTTCTCGGACGCGTGGGAAATCCTGACCTTTTTAAAATCCCCCCAACACCCCCCATGTCCCATTCACCTTGTTTTATGATTAGGCTCGAGTTGGCTTCAGAGTAACATTTCGGTAAATCGGATACGAGTGGTTGAGAGCTTGTTACAAGAGGCGATTGTGTAAACACCAGCTAAAGAATACCATAAATCAAGGCAAGtcgatttcatttgtatagcccagtatcacaaatttgcctcaagggactttacagtaacacaacatcctgtccttagaccctcgcatcggataaggaacaacgtcATTAacgccaaaaacaaacaaaaggcgTAACTTTCTGAACACTTCCAGCTAAACCCTAATCTCACCTTTGGGGTAGTTGACGACGTACACCAGGTTTCCCCAGTCGCTCTCGGGTGCATGCAAGACACCCTCGACCAGGCGGACACCACGCATGCACTGCGACTCCGGGTTCCTGTACCGCAGGCCACACGCCCCAGGGAACTGGGCTGCCACCGTCGACAACAACACGGTGCCGTCGTCCTCTGACGGGATCTCCATTGGCTCCTCGCTTTCGTCTTCGGCCACCCGAATGTACAACTCTGACATGTTGGCCCTGGGAAAATAACAGGCCGCGGCTGTATTCAAAATACCGTCAACAGCGCCGTCCGCGTCAAGAGCAGGATGCACGGCAGTTCGGAGAGCCGACGCTTTGCTTATTCGTACACGGCGAGTTAAACTTTAGCTAGCTGCGATAGATTCGGACCTAGGCAAGTGTCGTTTAACGGCAACTGGTGTGCGAACTAAGCAGGACAGAAAACTGAcgaggggaaagaaaaaaaccccaaaacaaccagagcTCACCGCACAACCGTTTCAGTAAATATAATCGCCGGCGGCCATGAAAGCCGAGGTCTTCTTCACCACTGACGGACAAGCGCGCTTTTGTTACTCGTCGGCTAGCTAGCGTGCTAGCACACACAAGACACGTTTGAGGGGGAAAATGAATGAGTAGCCAGCTTTTTTTATCGCTTTCTTAATAAATACTCGGATTTCTTCTTTCCGATCGTGACTATATTATCAAAAGTCAAGGCGATAAGTACCTGTTTTTTCGGTGAAACTTAACTTCGAATTTAGTTGGAATATGTAACGATTTAAACCGCACGTACCGGCTAATCCCCCTAGCCTTGAGATAGCTATCAAAATGGCCACTGAGCCTGTCGCTTTGACGtcacttccttttcttttttcctctccttttaaTGGCGAATTGCAACCTGGCGGAGCATTATCGCCACCAACTGTCGTATTACGTCCTTGGTTTtcagttttttggttttttttttgttgcccaaGTCACACCAAAGGGCGAGCCACAATCAAGGCACGCctgtattcatccatccatccattagccaaactgcgtatcctgctctcggggacgcggggatgctggaacctatcccgtGCAAAATAGCCTCTATAACCCGTTATCACTATgtaaaccatccattatccaaaccgcttaaccgactgctgggataggatccagcatccccgcgaccctgagcactCTGTAAAAGTTTATTTACTAATGCCAAATAAAATTTGAAAAAACAACTACATTACCCATGAAATATTTATTAAAATTATGCAATTGTTCATTTTAAGCTTcgtaaaatttcatcaaaaagagcagcaacacaaccatttaaaccagACAGGTCGCAAAATTAAAActgaaaagagggagagacagaaaagtgagagagaaagagagagaaatttgtacttccatgtcatacaggtctccccctgtatgacatggaagtaaaatttttgctttatgcagatgatctagttttgttgtcaccaaccgcaggtgGGCTGCAataactactagacctgcttgaaaactattgccagcactgggccctggcaataaatccaaaaaagacagaagtaatgatcttccagaagaagcccagatgtcaggaaaatagataccagttaactctaggtagcatcaccttagagcatacgatgcagtatacttgaATACTTACCTTgatctaattattacagcatcggggagtttcagtaTGGCAGTGAATAGCCTagaacaaaaagctggcagagctctatatgtaattaaaaataaattatttaacattgatataccaatctccatctggtgcaaactgtttgatagtgtaattctggccattgcgctatatggaagtgaggtatggtcTACTCaatctttccagctacactatagatgggacaagcatcgaacagaaaccctacatgcggaattctgtagaatgattctgtaaatacaaaggaaaacacaaaaacaacgcatgtagggcgtGCGCGGAGTTTGcggaggggggggcagggggagcaCCAGGGAGAGCCCCCTGGTGGCTGAAACGGGTAATTGCATTGTTTCAAAAAAGAGTGGAATAATTACGTTTGGCATGACCagatattttatcaatatttcaaataacacaaaacaactaaATCGTACCGGGTAATACATCTGAGTTCATATACtgctttagtaaaaaaaaaaatgttcagggcTCTGGGTCCAACTGGGTCATGTGACGAGTGACACGTACGCTAACGTAAATCGAACCAGCGATTCTCAGCTAGCATACGTGGGTAATAACGTTGTAGTTATCTAGTCGGCATGAAAATATGGACATAAGGAGATTTTTAAAACGTCGAGCCCCAGACGACACCAATGGTCAGCCATCGGGATCTAACAAGGATACAACACAAACATCAATAACCGATGATGACGATAGGCAAAACGATACTGTTGTGAACTTGGAGGAAACTTGGAGCAGCTCTGGATTAGCAGCAACTGCTAGCAGTCCTGACGGTCACCCCGCAGATGCACGAGCCGAACTAGGTAACGCAGACGATCTTGGAGAAAAACACGGCTGTCCTAAGCAACCTACTCTGCCCCAATTCCCCTCAACATGTTTTGGAAGTACAAAACGATCGTTTTCCACTTAAGTCGAACACTTCCTTAATTCCTGGAGATGCCCCTTTATTTACGTTGGGGCTGTTGCATTTAGTTTAATTTTCAAGTGTCGGGGCATTCCGCCACCTTGTGCCTATTGCGTTCCAAGACAGCCGTGCCGTGATTGGATTTCATAAAGGCGAATTGTTAAATTGTTACGATGTAATTTCAAAtctgctttaaaaataaacatatatgtttattaaaaatgttagATTTGTCTATATCTGCTCGTGCTGTGTTCCCAGGGTGGTAGGCCAGCTGTTAcaatgagtttttgttttttttgccccccctggCTCGAATGTCAAACTCCGCCTAtgatgtagggcagaattaggccggtttccattactgataaatgtacaaaaaaagatctctaaatttctggatgcacttgaATACAAGCACaacaaatacactcaccggccactttattaggcacacttgtccaactgctcgttaacgcaaatttctaatcagccaatcacatggcagcaactcaatgcattttggcatgtagacatggtcaagaaaatctgctgcagttcaaaccgagcatcagaatggggaagaaaggtgatttaagtgactttgaacgtggcatggttgttggtgccagacgggctggtctgagtacttcagaaactgctgatctactgggattttcacgcacaaccatctctagggtttacagagaatggtccgaaaaagagaaaatatccagtgagtggcagttctgtgggcgaaaatgccttgttgatgccagaggtcagaggagaatggccagactggttcgagctgatagaaaggcaacagtaactcaaataaccactcattacaaccgaggtatgcagaagagcatctctgaacgcacaacacgtcgaaccttgaggcagatgggctacagcagcagaagaccacaccgggtgccactcctgtcagctaagaacaggaaactgaggctacaattcgcacaggctcaccaaaattggacaatagaagattggaaaaacgttgcctggtctgatgagtctccatttctgctgcgacattcggatggtagggtcagaatttggcgtcaacaacatgaaagcatggatccatcctgccttgtatcaacggtttaggctggtggtggtggtgtaatggtgtgggggatatgtttccagtaccttcttgaatctatgccacgaaggattaaggcagttctgaaggcaaaagggggtccaacccggtactagcaaggtgtacctaataaagtggccagtgagtgtatattgcactttaaagctctgaaaacctaagaactgaaccccgaggagtcccctgaagcagctggttctgagactcactacccctttaacaaatactaagatcaaccaacctcaggccagcactgcattccaaacagACATtacaataaatcaggctataaaacaacgggagaacaattatttgaaacattggaacgctgaaatcaaaactcaaaacaaactagaagcctatcgggccctaaaaacaaactatgatttggaagaataccccTTAACTGTCAGAGATAGAAAGCagtgacagatcctcaccaaatacaggctcagtaaCCACAGTCTAGCCGCTGAAAAAGGGAGAcataaaaagacgtggttgccaaaagagcaacgaacatgtggtcaatgcatgacagatgaggtggaggcaGAGGTGCACTTTCTCCTTTAATGTGaaacatttgaaaaacagcgacgggcttttgtcaaggagctggaacatttgattccagagtaccaggaaatggacgatgcAGGTAAACTGCGGGTGGTCCAGGGAGGGGGGCCagtggcgagcattgcagcaagatttatattttcctgccacaacctgagagacagtgggggaaagCTCCTATTATTGTTTGTTGTTTGCTATCGTCATTATTTAGCGAATGCCTCTTGGCAGACGCTTTTGGTCCGGGGCGACGTGCGGGCTGTAGGTGCACGCATTCTCAATGAGTGTGGCCCCCTGAGGCCGAGCGCACGGCCTCGGCGTTGTCAGTGTCGTGTTCTTGCCGGTTAGGCCGCGAAACCATAAACtattattgctattgttgttgtttgatactgtggcgaacgtagaagcaacgacaaaggtaactttgcagcccctttactgaactcacacagaaacaagaacttacagaaatgtgacacaatacatgggcgtcatcaactcgaacaacaaagttgttcagggtttcagttacaaggttacacaccacaacaaatagtaatcacataaacacataaaaccacataaaacacttacaaaacatttaataacaactgacaatctgcacacagtgcctgatgggtaaaacaggacaattggcacaattctgacgtggtagcaacttcgctacattaccccctccagcatgtcgcctgtcctcagccgacaacaaaatCCCTATAGcaaaggggaagccgtctccgccgccgcgggggcacgggtccctgttccccactgtctgtctggTTGGTAGGGCcagtgggtgtaggagggaccgtcccgggtgggctaaactgatctacaggttcttcagccaaggggtggtaaggtgccaaacggtcccagtgcagaactaccacccgcccccggacacacagtttcaccctgtacacaacatccgaaagctgctccaacacctcacagggccccacccactggctggcgagcttgggggagactcctctcttccgggttgggttgaagacccacacctttgctcctggggtgaaggagtggccctgacaacgagtgtcatatgcccgcttttgtttgcacctgcctgttcctgatgctgccgagcaaactcatgtgcctcggccagacgttgttggaggttccgcaggtactcgaaaccgggtatcttgggaaggtcagtacccaggggcgtgccaaaggctaagtccacaggggtccgcagttctctcccgaacatgagcgcggccggtgtacacccagtactttcttgtactgccgactggtacgcccacaggaccaggggtagatgacagtcccagtctcgctggtgccgtgaggtgacaatagcgagttgtgtggtgagcgttcgattgaacctctccaccagtccgtcgctctagGGGTGGAGGGGcattgtcctggtcttcttcacccccatgcgctgacacacctcagcgaatacctgtgcctcgaagttccgcccctgatcgctgtgtatttcttcgggcgcaccgaaccgacagaacatctcacacaccagccgctcggctgtagtggcagcgctctggtctgggaccgcatatgcctcaggccatttggtaaagtagtccatggccacaaggacgtaccggtttccgttgtctgtggtgggaaatgggccaagaaagtccacaccggcccgttccatgggggcccccacctgatattgttgtagaggggcatgggagcgtctggttggtcctttcttggcagtgcaggcatcacaacagtgcacaaaaagttcagtgtcatgcctgcatccggcccagtagaaccgttggcgcagtttgttcagcgtctttgccaccccatagtgacctgcccccaccgagccgtgggctgcccgtagcactcgttggcgccagtccttgggcaccagtaactgccacacacttcttccccgacccggcgcttgccagacccggtacaacagtcaatcacgccgggccaaggtggcc
It encodes:
- the tardbpa gene encoding TAR DNA binding protein, like isoform X1, whose protein sequence is MSELYIRVAEDESEEPMEIPSEDDGTVLLSTVAAQFPGACGLRYRNPESQCMRGVRLVEGVLHAPESDWGNLVYVVNYPKDNKRKMEEMDAASAVKIKRGFQKTSDLIVLGLPWKTSEQDLKDYFSTFGEVIMVQVKRDAKTGNSKGFGFVRFTDYETQTKVIAQRHMIDGRWCDCKLPNSKAGPDEPMRSRKIFVGRCTEDMTTDELRQFFMQYGEVTDVFIPKPFRAFAFVTFADDQVAQALCGEDLIIKGVSVHISNAEPKHNNSRQMMERGRFGAGGFGQGYANSRGGLGSTGSGVNFGALGLNPAMMAAAQAALQSSWGMMGMLANQQGQTTTAGTATTTRDQTYSSTSTSYSSPNSASLGWAAGTNSASSSGFSSGFGTSMESKSSSWGM
- the tardbpa gene encoding TAR DNA binding protein, like isoform X2 — encoded protein: MSELYIRVAEDESEEPMEIPSEDDGTVLLSTVAAQFPGACGLRYRNPESQCMRGVRLVEGVLHAPESDWGNLVYVVNYPKDNKRKMEEMDAASAVKIKRGFQKTSDLIVLGLPWKTSEQDLKDYFSTFGEVIMVQVKRDAKTGNSKGFGFVRFTDYETQTKVIAQRHMIDGRWCDCKLPNSKAGPDEPMRSRKIFVGRCTEDMTTDELRQFFMQYGEVTDVFIPKPFRAFAFVTFADDQVAQALCGEDLIIKGVSVHISNAEPKHNNSRQMMERGRFGAVQQLFSNFPGGSASWAALFDRSQFQYPYSHV